A genome region from Dickeya chrysanthemi NCPPB 402 includes the following:
- a CDS encoding enolase C-terminal domain-like protein, with protein sequence MSSTQDTPVITDMNVIPVAGYDSMLLNIGGAHGAYFTRNIVILKDNAGHTGVGEAPGGEVIYNTLTAMTSQVVGSQVARMNHLVHQVHKGNQSSDFDSFGKGAWTFELRVNAVAALEAALLDLLGQHLNVPVAELLGPGKQRDEVTVLGYLFYIGDRTKTDLPYLEGEQGKHPWYHLRHQQAMDSEAVVRLAEAAADRYGFKDFKLKGGVLPGELEIDAVKALKKRFPDARITVDPNGAWLLDEAISLCKGLNDVLTYAEDPCGAEQGFSGREVMAEFRRATGLPVATNMIATNWREMNHAVMLQAVDIPLADPHFWTMHGAVRVAQLCDEWGLTWGCHSNNHFDISLAMFTHVGAAVPGKPTAIDTHWIWQEGQHLTKEPLQIVNGKIKVPDRPGLGIELDMAQVMKAHELHKKLPSGARNDAAAMQYLIPGWKFDRKRPVFGRELPKNSTF encoded by the coding sequence ATGAGCAGTACGCAAGATACCCCTGTTATTACCGACATGAACGTCATCCCTGTCGCAGGTTATGACAGCATGTTGCTCAATATTGGCGGTGCGCACGGGGCGTATTTCACCCGCAACATCGTGATTCTGAAAGACAACGCCGGTCACACCGGCGTGGGTGAAGCACCGGGCGGCGAGGTGATCTACAACACGCTGACGGCGATGACGTCACAGGTGGTCGGGTCGCAGGTCGCGCGCATGAATCACCTGGTACATCAGGTACACAAAGGCAACCAGTCTTCGGATTTCGACTCGTTCGGCAAAGGCGCCTGGACGTTCGAATTGCGGGTCAACGCTGTCGCCGCACTGGAAGCCGCCCTGCTGGACCTGCTGGGGCAGCACCTGAATGTGCCGGTGGCTGAATTGCTGGGGCCGGGCAAACAGCGCGACGAAGTGACCGTGCTCGGTTACCTGTTCTATATCGGCGATCGCACTAAAACCGATTTGCCCTATCTGGAAGGCGAACAGGGTAAACATCCGTGGTATCACCTGCGCCATCAGCAGGCGATGGACAGCGAGGCTGTGGTGCGGTTAGCGGAAGCGGCGGCCGATCGTTACGGTTTCAAAGACTTCAAACTGAAAGGCGGTGTGTTGCCGGGCGAGCTGGAAATCGACGCCGTGAAAGCGTTGAAAAAGCGCTTCCCGGATGCCCGCATCACGGTAGACCCGAACGGCGCCTGGTTGCTCGATGAAGCGATTAGCTTGTGTAAAGGCCTGAATGACGTACTGACTTACGCCGAAGATCCGTGCGGCGCCGAGCAAGGCTTCTCCGGCCGTGAGGTGATGGCGGAGTTTCGTCGCGCCACCGGCTTGCCGGTCGCCACCAACATGATTGCCACCAACTGGCGTGAAATGAACCACGCGGTGATGTTGCAGGCGGTGGATATTCCGCTGGCAGACCCGCACTTCTGGACCATGCACGGCGCGGTGCGGGTGGCGCAACTGTGCGATGAATGGGGGCTGACCTGGGGTTGTCACTCCAACAACCACTTCGATATTTCGCTGGCGATGTTCACCCATGTGGGCGCCGCGGTGCCGGGCAAACCGACCGCTATCGACACTCACTGGATCTGGCAGGAAGGCCAGCACCTGACCAAAGAGCCGCTGCAAATCGTTAACGGCAAAATCAAGGTGCCGGATCGTCCAGGGCTGGGGATTGAACTGGATATGGCGCAGGTGATGAAAGCCCATGAGCTGCACAAGAAACTGCCGAGCGGCGCGCGCAATGACGCCGCAGCGATGCAGTACCTGATCCCCGGCTGGAAATTTGATCGCAAACGCCCGGTATTCGGACGTGAGTTACCTAAGAATTCAACGTTTTAA
- the gudD gene encoding glucarate dehydratase yields MTSQSSTPVITSMQVIPVAGHDSMLLNLSGAHAPYFTRNIVILEDNAGHTGVGEIPGGEKIRQTLEDAAALVVGKTLGEYKNVMTAVRNQFADRDASGRGLQTFDLRTTIHVVTGIEAAMLDLLGQFLNVPVAALLGDGQQRDAVEMLGYLFYIGDRNKTDLPYQSQPNETCDWYRLRHEEALTPETVVRLAEAAYEKYGFNDFKLKGGVLAGSEEAEAVTALAKRFPQARITLDPNGAWSLEEAIRLGKQLRGVLAYAEDPCGAEQGFSGREVMAEFRRATGLPTATNMIATDWRQMGHTLSLQSVDIPLADPHFWTMQGSVRVAQMCHEWGLTWGSHSNNHFDISLAMFTHVAAAAPGRITAIDTHWIWQEGNQRLTKEPLQIVGGMVEVPKKPGLGVELDMDQVMKAHELYKNMGLGARNDAVGMQYLIPNWTFDNKRPCLVR; encoded by the coding sequence ATGACGTCGCAAAGTTCTACCCCGGTTATTACCAGTATGCAGGTGATCCCTGTCGCCGGGCACGACAGCATGTTACTGAATCTCAGCGGGGCGCACGCGCCGTACTTCACCCGCAACATCGTTATTCTTGAAGATAACGCAGGCCATACCGGCGTGGGTGAAATTCCCGGCGGCGAGAAAATCCGCCAGACGCTGGAAGATGCCGCCGCGCTGGTCGTCGGTAAAACGCTGGGTGAATACAAGAACGTGATGACGGCGGTACGCAATCAGTTTGCCGACCGCGATGCTTCCGGCCGTGGCCTGCAAACCTTCGACCTGCGCACCACCATTCATGTGGTGACCGGTATTGAAGCCGCGATGCTGGACCTGCTGGGACAGTTCCTGAACGTACCGGTGGCAGCGTTGCTGGGCGATGGTCAACAGCGTGATGCGGTGGAAATGCTCGGTTATCTGTTCTATATCGGCGATCGCAACAAAACCGACCTGCCGTACCAGAGCCAGCCGAATGAAACATGCGATTGGTATCGTCTGCGCCACGAAGAAGCGCTGACGCCGGAGACGGTAGTGCGTCTGGCGGAAGCCGCGTACGAAAAATACGGCTTCAACGATTTCAAACTGAAAGGCGGCGTGCTGGCCGGCAGCGAAGAGGCCGAAGCGGTGACGGCACTGGCCAAACGCTTCCCGCAGGCGCGCATTACGCTCGACCCGAACGGTGCCTGGTCGCTGGAAGAGGCGATTCGCCTGGGTAAACAACTGCGCGGCGTGCTGGCTTACGCCGAAGACCCGTGCGGTGCCGAGCAGGGTTTCTCCGGCCGTGAAGTGATGGCGGAATTCCGTCGCGCCACCGGCCTGCCTACCGCCACCAACATGATCGCCACCGACTGGCGTCAGATGGGGCACACCCTTTCCCTGCAGTCGGTGGATATCCCGCTGGCGGACCCGCACTTCTGGACCATGCAGGGCTCGGTGCGTGTGGCGCAGATGTGCCATGAATGGGGCCTGACCTGGGGCTCGCACTCTAACAACCACTTTGATATTTCACTGGCGATGTTCACCCACGTGGCTGCCGCCGCACCGGGCCGCATCACCGCCATTGATACCCATTGGATTTGGCAGGAAGGCAACCAGCGTTTGACCAAAGAGCCGTTGCAGATTGTCGGCGGTATGGTTGAAGTACCGAAGAAACCGGGGCTGGGCGTCGAACTGGATATGGATCAGGTTATGAAAGCCCATGAGCTGTATAAAAACATGGGGTTGGGCGCGCGTAACGACGCCGTCGGTATGCAGTACCTGATCCCTAACTGGACGTTCGATAATAAACGTCCTTGCCTGGTCCGTTAA
- the garL gene encoding 2-dehydro-3-deoxyglucarate aldolase, translating to MKTPLLPNQFRQDLRQGNTLIGCWCALANPISTEVLGLAGFDWLVLDGEHAPNDINTFIPQLMALKGSHSAPVVRPPCNEPVIIKRLLDIGFYNFLIPFVETEEEAVRAVASTRYPPAGIRGVSVGHRSNAYGTEPNYFATINDNVTVLVQIETQEGVDNLDAIAAVDGVDGIFVGPGDLSAALGYLGQPNHPEVQKVIRHIFERAAAHGKPSGILAPVEADARRYLEWGARFVAVGSDLGVFRGATQALCEKFKK from the coding sequence ATGAAGACGCCATTGTTGCCTAACCAATTTCGCCAGGATTTACGTCAGGGAAATACCCTGATCGGTTGCTGGTGTGCGCTGGCTAATCCGATTTCCACCGAGGTATTGGGGCTGGCAGGGTTTGACTGGCTGGTGCTGGACGGCGAGCACGCGCCGAACGACATCAACACCTTTATTCCGCAACTGATGGCGCTCAAAGGCAGCCACAGCGCGCCGGTGGTGCGTCCGCCCTGTAATGAGCCGGTGATTATCAAGCGTTTGCTGGATATCGGTTTCTACAATTTCCTGATTCCTTTTGTGGAAACCGAAGAAGAAGCCGTTCGCGCCGTAGCATCGACCCGTTATCCGCCGGCGGGGATTCGCGGCGTGTCGGTCGGTCACCGCAGCAACGCCTACGGCACCGAGCCGAACTACTTTGCCACCATTAACGACAATGTCACCGTGCTGGTGCAGATCGAAACGCAGGAAGGGGTGGACAATCTGGACGCGATTGCCGCCGTCGATGGCGTTGACGGTATTTTCGTCGGGCCGGGCGACTTGTCGGCGGCGCTGGGGTATCTGGGCCAGCCTAATCACCCGGAAGTACAGAAAGTGATTCGCCACATTTTCGAGCGTGCGGCCGCCCACGGTAAACCGAGCGGTATTCTGGCGCCGGTAGAAGCGGATGCCCGTCGTTATCTGGAATGGGGCGCGCGTTTTGTTGCAGTCGGTAGCGATCTGGGCGTATTCCGCGGCGCTACGCAGGCATTGTGCGAAAAATTCAAAAAGTAA
- the garR gene encoding 2-hydroxy-3-oxopropionate reductase, with protein sequence MAMKIGFIGLGIMGKPMSKNLIKAGYSLVVLDRNNEAVAEVTAAGATSAATAKAIAEQSDIIITMLPNSPHVKEVVLGENGVIEGARKGAIVIDMSSIAPLASREIAAALAEKGVDMLDAPVSGGEPKAIDGTLSVMVGGDKAIFDRCYDVMKAMAGSVVHTGDIGAGNVTKLANQVIVALNIAAMSEALVLATKAGVNPDLVYQAIRGGLAGSTVLDAKAPMVMDRNFKPGFRIDLHIKDLANALDTSHGVGAQLPLTAAVMEMMQALKADDLGSADHSALARYYEKLAKVEVTR encoded by the coding sequence ATCGCAATGAAAATTGGTTTTATTGGACTGGGTATCATGGGAAAACCGATGAGCAAAAACCTGATTAAAGCGGGTTATTCATTGGTTGTACTGGACAGAAATAATGAAGCCGTCGCTGAAGTGACCGCGGCGGGCGCTACCTCGGCGGCAACGGCGAAAGCCATCGCCGAGCAGAGCGATATCATCATTACCATGCTGCCGAACTCTCCTCACGTGAAAGAGGTGGTACTGGGTGAGAACGGCGTGATCGAAGGCGCACGCAAAGGCGCCATCGTTATCGACATGAGCTCCATCGCACCGTTGGCCAGCCGTGAAATTGCCGCCGCTCTGGCGGAAAAAGGCGTCGACATGCTGGATGCGCCGGTCAGCGGCGGTGAACCGAAAGCCATTGACGGCACGCTGTCGGTGATGGTGGGCGGCGACAAAGCGATATTTGACCGCTGCTACGACGTGATGAAGGCAATGGCCGGCTCGGTGGTGCACACCGGTGATATCGGCGCGGGCAACGTCACCAAACTGGCGAACCAGGTCATCGTGGCGCTGAATATCGCAGCGATGTCGGAAGCGCTGGTACTGGCAACCAAGGCCGGTGTGAACCCGGATCTGGTGTATCAGGCGATTCGCGGCGGTCTGGCAGGCAGCACCGTGCTGGATGCGAAAGCGCCAATGGTGATGGACCGCAACTTCAAACCCGGTTTCCGCATCGATCTCCACATTAAAGATTTGGCTAACGCGTTGGATACGTCGCACGGCGTCGGCGCACAGCTGCCGTTGACGGCGGCGGTGATGGAAATGATGCAGGCGCTGAAAGCCGATGATTTAGGCAGCGCCGACCACAGCGCGCTGGCTCGCTATTACGAGAAGTTGGCGAAAGTGGAAGTCACTCGGTAG
- a CDS encoding glycerate kinase, whose amino-acid sequence MKIVIAPDSYKESLSAQEVATQIEAGFREVFPEASYVKLPVADGGEGTVEAMVAATRGKIVKVNVTGPLGDDIEAFFGLSGDEKTAFIEMAAASGLERVPPHLRNPLLTTSYGTGELIRCALDHGVRHCIIGIGGSATNDGGAGMVQALGAQLLDEAKQPIGFGGAELARLAYIDARSLDPRIQQCRFEVACDVTNPLTGKQGASAVFGPQKGASEAMVEQLDQALQHYAGVIRHDLDIDVEQVPGAGAAGGMGAALLAFCGAELRRGIEIVTEALGLDELVKDASLVITGEGRIDSQTIHGKVPIGVASVAKRYHKPVIGIAGSLTADVGVVHDHGLDAVFSVLYTICSLEEALDNAADNVRMTARNIAATIKLAQAIA is encoded by the coding sequence ATGAAAATAGTTATCGCACCGGATTCTTACAAAGAGAGCTTATCTGCCCAGGAAGTGGCGACGCAGATTGAAGCTGGTTTTCGGGAAGTGTTCCCTGAGGCGAGCTACGTAAAACTGCCGGTCGCCGACGGGGGAGAGGGAACCGTGGAGGCCATGGTGGCGGCAACCCGCGGTAAAATCGTCAAAGTGAACGTCACCGGTCCGCTGGGCGATGATATCGAAGCCTTTTTCGGACTGTCAGGTGATGAGAAAACGGCGTTTATCGAGATGGCGGCCGCCAGCGGGCTGGAACGGGTGCCGCCGCACCTGCGCAATCCGCTGTTGACCACCAGCTATGGCACCGGCGAATTGATTCGTTGCGCGCTGGACCATGGCGTTCGCCACTGCATTATCGGCATCGGCGGCAGCGCCACCAATGATGGCGGCGCGGGCATGGTGCAGGCGTTGGGTGCACAACTGCTGGATGAGGCGAAGCAGCCGATCGGCTTCGGCGGCGCGGAACTGGCGCGGCTGGCGTACATTGATGCCCGCTCGCTGGACCCACGTATTCAGCAGTGTCGGTTTGAGGTGGCGTGCGATGTCACCAATCCGCTCACCGGCAAACAAGGTGCATCGGCGGTGTTCGGACCGCAGAAAGGCGCCAGCGAAGCGATGGTGGAACAGTTGGATCAGGCATTGCAGCACTATGCCGGTGTGATCCGCCATGATTTGGATATCGACGTGGAGCAGGTGCCGGGTGCCGGCGCCGCCGGCGGTATGGGTGCGGCGTTGCTGGCATTCTGCGGCGCAGAATTACGGCGAGGCATCGAGATTGTCACTGAAGCGCTGGGGCTGGATGAGCTGGTCAAAGATGCTTCGCTGGTGATCACCGGCGAAGGCCGTATCGATAGCCAGACTATTCACGGCAAAGTGCCGATTGGCGTGGCGTCGGTCGCCAAACGCTATCATAAACCGGTGATCGGCATTGCCGGCAGCCTGACGGCGGATGTGGGCGTGGTCCATGACCATGGGCTTGATGCGGTGTTCAGCGTGCTCTACACCATCTGTTCGCTGGAAGAAGCGTTGGATAACGCCGCCGACAACGTGCGGATGACGGCGCGTAATATCGCCGCCACCATCAAACTGGCGCAGGCGATCGCCTGA
- the barA gene encoding two-component sensor histidine kinase BarA: MTKYSLRARMMILILAPTMLIGLLLSSFFVIHRYNQLQEQLADAGASIIKPLAANSAYALTQRQPESLRQLVNMLHRHHSGIVRAISVFDARNQLIVTSNTNSPHGQLLLQVPPGTPIPTMLQLRNEGECLVLQMPIENEGALSASTLISRQAPMGYVAVELDLNSIRLQQYREMFMAAMLLLFCMGVAMLLAYRLMRDVTTPIRNMVETVDRIRRGQLDSRVEGYMLGELDMLKNGINSMAMSLTAYHEEMQQNIDQATYDLRETLEQMEIQNVELDLAKKRAQEAARIKSEFLANMSHELRTPLNGVIGFTRQTLKTQLTTTQKDYLQTIERSANNLLNIINDVLDFSKLEAGKLVLENIPFSLHNTLDEVIMLLAHTAHEKGLELTLNIQHDVPEQFVGDPLRLQQIVTNLLGNAIKFTEQGNIDIRIEKRKQENLQVLLEIQIKDTGIGIAEAQQTQLFQAFRQADTSISRQHGGTGLGLVITQRLVREMGGDISFHSKLNQGTTFWCTVNLQLNPHMLEPDYHFDRLQGKHLAYVEINPAAAQATLDILVHTPLTVSYSPTLEQLPERTFDILLIGVPIHFRNTLLDFTPQIRDFCRLASCVILALPSMAEMEAEQLMSFGIHASLSKPITAPRLLSLLQDNSLFSQDNEVHALPPPTASFNRLPLNVMAVDDNPANLKLIGALLEEQVENIILCENGADAIARAQETRLDIILMDIQMPGMDGLQASEHIRRLPQHTHTPIVAVTAHTMSGEREELLQSGMDDYLSKPIDEQMLRQTLLKHAFKPQHQQPEPASPTISAPSPLSLDWDLALRQAASKPDLARDLLAMLLEFLPDVRRQVNAVLDGNPPDHLVDIIHKLHGSCSYSGVPRLKQICHYLEQSLRKGMSVNELEPEWLELMDEMANVEKAARKRLAIST, encoded by the coding sequence ATGACCAAATACAGTCTGCGCGCACGGATGATGATCCTGATTCTGGCTCCAACCATGCTGATCGGGTTGTTGCTCAGTAGCTTTTTCGTCATCCACCGTTACAACCAGTTGCAGGAACAGTTGGCCGATGCCGGCGCCAGCATCATCAAACCGCTGGCGGCCAACAGCGCCTATGCCTTGACCCAGCGCCAGCCGGAGTCGTTGCGGCAACTGGTCAATATGCTGCATCGTCATCATTCCGGTATTGTACGTGCCATCAGCGTATTTGATGCCCGCAACCAGTTGATTGTCACCAGCAACACCAACAGCCCTCACGGCCAGTTGTTGCTGCAAGTGCCGCCGGGCACCCCTATACCGACCATGCTACAGCTTCGAAACGAAGGGGAGTGCCTGGTGTTGCAGATGCCTATCGAAAACGAGGGCGCTCTCTCCGCCAGTACCTTGATCAGCCGGCAGGCGCCGATGGGGTATGTCGCGGTCGAACTGGATTTGAACAGCATCCGATTGCAGCAATACCGGGAGATGTTCATGGCCGCGATGCTGCTGCTGTTTTGTATGGGAGTGGCGATGTTGCTGGCTTACCGCCTGATGCGCGACGTCACCACGCCCATTCGCAACATGGTGGAAACGGTGGATCGTATCCGACGAGGTCAGTTGGACAGCCGGGTGGAAGGCTATATGCTGGGCGAATTGGACATGCTGAAAAACGGCATCAACTCGATGGCGATGTCGCTCACCGCATATCACGAGGAGATGCAGCAAAATATCGATCAAGCCACCTATGATCTGCGCGAAACGCTCGAGCAAATGGAGATCCAGAACGTCGAGCTGGATCTGGCTAAAAAACGGGCGCAGGAAGCGGCACGCATCAAATCCGAATTTCTGGCCAACATGTCCCACGAACTGCGCACGCCGCTTAACGGCGTCATCGGTTTCACCCGCCAGACGTTGAAAACCCAACTGACGACGACCCAGAAGGATTATCTGCAAACCATTGAGCGTTCTGCCAATAATCTGCTTAACATCATCAATGACGTGCTGGATTTCTCCAAGCTGGAAGCCGGGAAATTGGTGCTGGAGAATATTCCGTTCTCGCTGCATAACACGCTGGATGAAGTGATTATGCTGCTGGCGCATACCGCCCATGAAAAAGGGCTGGAGCTCACGCTGAACATTCAACACGACGTGCCGGAGCAGTTTGTCGGCGATCCGCTGCGTTTACAGCAAATCGTCACCAACCTGTTGGGCAACGCCATCAAATTTACCGAGCAAGGCAACATTGATATTCGCATCGAAAAGCGCAAACAGGAAAATCTGCAGGTGCTGCTGGAAATCCAGATTAAGGATACCGGCATCGGTATCGCCGAAGCGCAGCAAACCCAGCTGTTTCAGGCGTTCCGCCAGGCGGATACCAGTATTTCGCGCCAGCACGGCGGCACCGGTCTGGGGCTGGTGATCACCCAGCGGCTGGTGCGGGAAATGGGCGGTGATATCAGTTTCCACAGCAAGCTGAATCAGGGCACCACCTTCTGGTGTACCGTCAACCTGCAGTTAAACCCGCACATGCTGGAACCCGATTATCACTTTGATCGTTTGCAGGGCAAACATCTGGCCTACGTGGAAATCAACCCGGCGGCGGCCCAGGCGACGCTGGACATTCTGGTGCATACGCCGCTCACCGTCAGCTACAGCCCGACGCTGGAACAGTTGCCGGAACGGACTTTCGATATCCTGTTAATCGGCGTGCCAATCCACTTCCGCAATACGCTGCTGGATTTTACGCCGCAAATCCGCGACTTCTGCCGTCTGGCATCCTGCGTGATTCTGGCACTGCCCAGCATGGCGGAGATGGAAGCGGAGCAACTGATGTCGTTCGGTATTCATGCCAGCCTGAGCAAACCCATCACAGCGCCCCGGTTGCTGTCGCTGTTGCAGGATAACAGCCTGTTTAGTCAGGACAATGAGGTACATGCGCTACCGCCTCCCACGGCATCGTTCAATCGTTTGCCGCTCAATGTGATGGCGGTGGACGACAATCCGGCCAATCTGAAGCTGATTGGCGCCTTGCTGGAAGAACAGGTGGAAAACATTATTTTGTGTGAGAACGGCGCCGACGCCATCGCCCGTGCACAGGAAACGCGTTTGGATATCATCCTGATGGATATTCAGATGCCTGGCATGGACGGGTTGCAAGCCAGCGAGCATATTCGCCGCTTACCCCAACATACGCATACGCCCATCGTCGCGGTCACCGCGCATACCATGAGCGGCGAGCGTGAAGAGCTGTTGCAATCCGGTATGGATGATTATTTGTCCAAACCGATTGACGAACAGATGCTGCGCCAGACGTTGCTAAAACACGCCTTCAAACCGCAACATCAACAACCGGAGCCGGCTTCGCCGACCATCAGTGCGCCGTCACCGTTGTCGCTGGACTGGGATTTGGCGTTACGGCAAGCCGCCAGCAAACCGGATCTGGCACGCGACCTGCTGGCGATGTTGCTGGAGTTTCTGCCCGACGTGCGTCGTCAGGTCAATGCGGTACTGGATGGCAATCCACCGGACCATCTGGTCGACATCATTCACAAGTTGCATGGCAGTTGCAGCTATAGCGGCGTGCCGCGACTCAAACAGATTTGCCATTACCTTGAACAGTCGCTGCGTAAAGGCATGTCCGTGAACGAGCTCGAGCCGGAATGGCTGGAATTGATGGATGAAATGGCAAACGTTGAAAAGGCCGCGCGCAAACGGCTGGCAATATCAACCTGA
- the rlmD gene encoding 23S rRNA (uracil(1939)-C(5))-methyltransferase RlmD, producing MAQFYSPNRRVTTRQTLTVTVNDLDPFGQGVARHQGKTVFIPGVLPGEQAEVQLTQDKRQFAHAVLRRLLTTSDERVTPRCPHFSVCGGCQQQHADQSLQHRSKAAALKHLMKRETGENVPEPEVIAGAAYGYRRRARLALYYQAKTRRLQMGYRQAGSHDLVDISACPILRPELEALLAPLRDCLRQLQAVRRLGHVELVLAERGPLVILRHLDPLCEADRQALTTFAATQGVALFAAPEADALSCLYGDAPSYRIAGLSLAFSPRDFIQVNDEINQRMVEQALAWLDPQPQDRVLDLFCGMGNFTLPLAERAGCVVGVEGVAALVDKGRENATRNGLTQVTFYHHNLEEDVTRQPWASMGFDKVLLDPARAGAPGVMPQIVKLAPRRVVYISCNPTTLARDSKLLMAAGYRLARLTMLDMFPHTGHLESMALFLLGCDGSVK from the coding sequence ATGGCGCAATTCTACTCTCCAAACCGGCGCGTGACGACCCGGCAAACCCTTACCGTGACGGTGAATGATCTCGATCCATTCGGACAGGGAGTCGCCCGCCATCAGGGAAAAACGGTGTTCATTCCCGGCGTATTACCGGGAGAGCAGGCCGAAGTGCAGTTGACGCAAGATAAACGCCAGTTTGCTCACGCCGTACTACGACGCTTGTTGACCACAAGCGACGAGCGCGTGACGCCGCGTTGCCCGCATTTTTCCGTGTGCGGCGGTTGCCAGCAGCAGCATGCCGACCAGTCATTACAGCATCGCAGCAAAGCCGCCGCGTTAAAACACCTGATGAAACGCGAAACCGGCGAAAACGTGCCGGAGCCGGAAGTGATCGCCGGGGCCGCCTATGGCTACCGCCGTCGCGCACGGCTTGCATTATACTATCAGGCGAAAACGCGTCGGTTGCAGATGGGCTACCGGCAGGCGGGATCGCACGATTTGGTGGATATCAGCGCCTGCCCGATTCTGCGACCGGAGTTGGAGGCGCTGCTGGCGCCGTTGCGCGATTGTCTTCGGCAGTTGCAGGCGGTACGACGGCTGGGGCATGTAGAACTGGTACTGGCTGAGCGGGGGCCACTGGTCATTTTGCGTCATCTGGATCCGTTGTGTGAGGCGGATCGGCAAGCGCTGACGACGTTTGCGGCGACACAGGGGGTGGCGTTGTTTGCTGCGCCGGAAGCGGACGCGCTGTCCTGTCTGTACGGCGATGCGCCGTCTTATCGTATCGCCGGGTTGTCGCTGGCGTTCAGCCCGCGGGATTTCATTCAGGTCAATGATGAGATCAATCAGCGGATGGTGGAGCAGGCGTTGGCCTGGCTGGACCCGCAGCCGCAGGACCGGGTGCTTGATCTGTTTTGTGGGATGGGGAATTTCACGCTGCCGCTGGCGGAGCGTGCCGGCTGCGTGGTCGGGGTTGAGGGTGTGGCGGCGCTGGTGGACAAAGGGCGGGAAAACGCAACGCGTAACGGGCTGACGCAGGTCACATTTTATCATCATAATCTGGAAGAGGACGTCACCCGGCAACCATGGGCGTCGATGGGATTTGATAAAGTATTGCTGGACCCGGCCCGTGCCGGCGCGCCGGGCGTGATGCCGCAGATTGTGAAACTGGCTCCCCGGCGGGTGGTGTATATATCCTGTAATCCCACCACGCTGGCGCGGGACAGCAAGCTATTGATGGCTGCCGGTTATCGTCTGGCCCGGCTGACCATGTTGGATATGTTTCCACATACCGGACATCTTGAGTCAATGGCACTGTTTTTGCTTGGTTGCGATGGCTCGGTAAAGTAG